In the Piscinibacter sp. XHJ-5 genome, one interval contains:
- a CDS encoding DUF655 domain-containing protein — protein MLKTFIATLLALFTAIAFAAVDINKATQAELEAVKGIGPAAATKILAERQKGTFKDWGDVMQRVGGIKEAKAARLSEAGLTVNGAPFQADKLAKKEDKKAKK, from the coding sequence ATGTTGAAGACGTTCATCGCCACGCTGCTGGCACTTTTCACCGCCATCGCTTTCGCCGCGGTCGACATCAACAAGGCCACGCAGGCCGAACTGGAAGCGGTCAAGGGCATCGGTCCCGCCGCGGCGACCAAGATCCTCGCCGAGCGCCAGAAGGGCACGTTCAAGGACTGGGGCGACGTGATGCAGCGCGTCGGCGGCATCAAGGAGGCGAAGGCCGCGAGGCTGTCGGAAGCAGGCCTCACCGTCAACGGTGCGCCTTTCCAAGCCGACAAGCTGGCGAAGAAGGAGGACAAAAAAGCCAAGAAGTAG
- the rfaD gene encoding ADP-glyceromanno-heptose 6-epimerase, giving the protein MRVVVTGAAGMIGSNIVHGLNAVGIDDVIAVDDLTDGPKYRNLLGAKLADYFDRSEFYNRFTHGELGRIDVVLHQGACSDTMEHDGRYMMDTNYRCSKALLDACQAQGTRLLYASSAATYGGSASFREEPQFEHPLNVYGYSKLLFDNVVRRALPTAKTQIAGFRYFNVYGPREQHKARMASVAFHHFQQYRDSGKVKLFGDYGGYAAGEQSRDFVFVDDVVAVNLWFLQNPQASGVFNLGTGRAQPFNDVAVATVNAARALQGEAAMPLAELVRQGLVEYIAFPEALVGKYQCFTQADLTRLRAVGCQHAFADVASGVERYVQWLARQN; this is encoded by the coding sequence ATGAGAGTCGTCGTCACCGGCGCGGCCGGCATGATCGGTAGCAACATCGTCCACGGCCTCAACGCCGTCGGCATCGACGACGTCATCGCCGTCGACGACCTCACCGACGGCCCGAAATACCGCAATCTGCTTGGCGCGAAGCTGGCCGACTACTTCGACCGCAGCGAGTTCTACAACCGCTTCACGCACGGCGAGCTGGGCCGGATCGACGTCGTGCTGCATCAGGGCGCCTGCTCGGACACCATGGAGCACGACGGCCGCTACATGATGGACACCAACTATCGCTGCTCCAAGGCGCTGCTCGACGCCTGCCAGGCGCAGGGCACGCGGCTGCTGTATGCCTCCTCGGCGGCCACCTACGGCGGCAGCGCATCGTTTCGCGAGGAGCCGCAGTTCGAGCATCCGCTGAACGTCTACGGCTACTCGAAGCTGCTGTTCGACAACGTGGTGCGGCGTGCGCTGCCGACGGCGAAGACGCAGATCGCGGGCTTTCGCTACTTCAACGTCTACGGTCCGCGCGAGCAACACAAGGCACGCATGGCGTCGGTCGCCTTCCACCACTTCCAGCAGTACCGCGACTCGGGCAAGGTGAAGCTCTTCGGCGACTACGGCGGCTATGCCGCCGGCGAGCAATCGCGCGACTTCGTCTTCGTCGACGATGTCGTCGCGGTGAACCTGTGGTTCCTGCAGAACCCGCAGGCCAGCGGCGTCTTCAACCTCGGCACCGGCCGAGCCCAGCCGTTCAACGATGTCGCAGTGGCCACCGTCAACGCAGCGCGCGCGCTGCAGGGCGAAGCGGCAATGCCGCTGGCCGAGCTCGTGCGCCAAGGGCTCGTCGAATACATCGCCTTTCCCGAAGCGCTGGTCGGCAAGTACCAGTGCTTCACCCAAGCCGATCTCACGCGCTTGCGTGCCGTCGGCTGCCAGCATGCATTCGCCGATGTCGCGAGCGGCGTCGAGCGCTACGTGCAATGGCTCGCTCGCCAGAATTGA